ACCTTGCGTGACAATGTTCGAAAGCAGGATTTTCTTCGGGACGTAAAGTATGCAGTTCATCTGAAATAAGAGGCGGGATCCAAAATTTATTTTTTTTATACAGCTCGAAAGGAAATTTGATAAATTGTTTTAGTTCCTTCTTTGAAGAAACTTCGACTATGTCAAGTTCCATTTTACCTCGCAGTGAATATTAAATGAGTCAAAAATTAGAACATAAGTTTTCGATTCTTCATCATAGAGTCTTTGGCAATCGTCTTTTTGAAGTTTATAATTTTCTTCAAAAGAGTTTTATCAAACGTAGCTAAAATTTTTACTGCAAGCAAACCTGCATTCTTGGCGTTCCCTATTGCTACAGTTGCGACTGGCACGCCTGCAGGCATTTGTGCGATAGATAGAAGTGAATCAAGTCCGTCAAGTGATTTTGTTTTGATAGGAACTCCGATTACCGGAAGAGGAGTGTAAGATGCGGTCATTCCAGGCAGATGTGC
This sequence is a window from Ignavibacteria bacterium. Protein-coding genes within it:
- the purE gene encoding 5-(carboxyamino)imidazole ribonucleotide mutase, producing the protein MKTKNPKVGIIMGSDSDLSTMKDAAEMLDEFGVSYEMKIVSAHRTPNFMSRYATTAHKRGMKVIIAGAGGAAHLPGMTASYTPLPVIGVPIKTKSLDGLDSLLSIAQMPAGVPVATVAIGNAKNAGLLAVKILATFDKTLLKKIINFKKTIAKDSMMKNRKLMF